A single genomic interval of Campylobacterota bacterium harbors:
- a CDS encoding 4Fe-4S dicluster domain-containing protein: MRFLRENRAFLALFIPFMAIPWITIGDFHLLLFNFPHDRLELFGFAREMNTYALIGTFILIAVGVALISALTLSRFYCGTLCPNTFFAHLLTLFGKKKNSLPSKVIGLSILTALASMLAFSVVAYGISTDELIGAITDLSFAGWLVITLSLLMIAEVYMVQGWYCAYLCPYGATCVILPIQDRLSYTFSDPTDDCTDCGGCVKICPIPNLDIRDGFDLRCIQCGLCEVACEKTFAKSPIDSLIHQDQRSILRAGGRDKGLLFALAATLLFIIIGSFYLIDSERLESCRLENTALY; the protein is encoded by the coding sequence ATGCGGTTTTTACGTGAAAACAGAGCATTTTTAGCTCTATTCATCCCTTTTATGGCGATTCCGTGGATCACCATCGGCGATTTCCATCTTTTGCTATTCAATTTCCCTCATGATCGTCTGGAGCTGTTCGGTTTCGCCCGTGAAATGAACACCTATGCCCTTATCGGGACGTTCATCCTCATCGCCGTAGGGGTTGCCCTCATCTCTGCTCTGACCTTATCCCGCTTTTATTGCGGAACGCTATGTCCCAACACGTTTTTCGCCCATCTCCTCACCCTCTTTGGCAAAAAGAAAAATTCGCTCCCCTCCAAAGTGATCGGGTTGAGCATCCTCACCGCGCTAGCTTCGATGCTGGCATTTTCAGTAGTGGCGTATGGGATAAGCACCGATGAGTTGATCGGTGCCATAACAGATCTCTCCTTTGCGGGATGGCTGGTTATCACCCTCTCGCTCCTGATGATTGCGGAGGTGTATATGGTTCAGGGGTGGTACTGCGCCTATCTCTGCCCCTATGGGGCGACGTGCGTGATACTCCCCATACAGGATCGTTTGAGCTATACCTTTTCCGATCCTACCGACGATTGCACCGATTGCGGAGGCTGTGTCAAAATCTGCCCTATCCCTAATCTCGATATACGAGATGGATTCGATCTACGCTGTATCCAGTGCGGGCTTTGTGAAGTGGCATGCGAAAAAACCTTTGCGAAATCCCCTATAGACTCACTGATCCATCAGGATCAACGCTCTATTTTACGTGCAGGAGGGAGAGACAAAGGATTATTATTTGCTCTCGCAGCTACCCTTCTTTTCATAATAATCGGCTCATTCTACTTAATCGACTCTGAGCGGCTCGAATCGTGCCGACTAGAAAATACGGCTCTATATTAA
- the moaC gene encoding cyclic pyranopterin monophosphate synthase MoaC, translating to MQLTHLDERDRPKMVDVSDKNTTARVAVASGLITMSREAYDAVVNQTAKKGPVLQTAVIAAIMGTKKTSDLIPMCHPLNLSGVNCDIEELPDLPGFRLSVTAKLSGQTGVEMEALTGTSIGLLTIYDMLKAIDKGMVIGPVQLETKSGGKSGDYQRINPKA from the coding sequence ATGCAACTAACCCATCTTGACGAGCGCGACCGTCCCAAAATGGTCGACGTTTCGGATAAAAATACGACCGCGCGCGTTGCGGTAGCCAGCGGCCTGATCACGATGAGCCGCGAAGCGTACGATGCCGTCGTCAACCAGACGGCCAAAAAAGGGCCGGTACTCCAGACTGCGGTCATCGCGGCGATCATGGGGACGAAAAAAACGTCCGACCTGATCCCGATGTGTCATCCCCTCAACCTCAGCGGCGTCAACTGCGATATCGAGGAGCTCCCCGACCTTCCGGGATTCCGCCTGAGCGTCACGGCCAAACTCAGCGGCCAGACGGGGGTAGAGATGGAAGCCCTCACCGGAACCAGCATCGGGCTGCTGACCATCTACGATATGCTCAAAGCGATCGACAAAGGGATGGTGATCGGCCCCGTTCAACTCGAAACCAAATCAGGAGGTAAAAGTGGTGATTATCAACGAATCAACCCAAAAGCTTGA
- a CDS encoding TonB family protein produces the protein MMTTARKSFALSLAFHALMGSLAFWVLSQTTPPAQPSRVAFKIMSFQPAEPRIAVSLPPTASSRPIPQPAPRTPASPPLQPSPKPSPLKPSVQSPAASAPVAVPASPPAVPLPQTSALSRSVAPAVPSVQVPQAKPDNTSEKRAFLASLRSAIQNNLRYPSSARRRGMEGEVGVRFSLNGNGTLGGITILSGEAVFHNAVKAAVASASGIDIPKNLEGSMPMEIDLTLEFRLKNT, from the coding sequence ATGATGACAACCGCACGCAAATCGTTTGCTCTCTCGCTCGCCTTTCACGCCCTGATGGGTTCACTGGCCTTTTGGGTCCTCTCCCAGACGACGCCTCCCGCGCAACCCTCGCGGGTAGCGTTCAAGATCATGTCGTTTCAACCCGCCGAACCGCGTATCGCCGTTTCGCTGCCGCCGACCGCCTCGTCCCGGCCGATCCCGCAACCCGCGCCGCGTACACCCGCATCCCCCCCGCTGCAGCCCTCACCCAAACCCTCACCCCTCAAACCTTCGGTACAATCCCCCGCTGCGTCGGCGCCGGTAGCCGTACCCGCATCTCCCCCGGCCGTACCCCTTCCCCAGACTTCCGCCCTCTCCCGCAGCGTCGCACCGGCCGTGCCGAGCGTGCAGGTCCCCCAGGCCAAGCCCGACAACACATCCGAAAAACGGGCTTTTCTGGCCTCTTTGCGCTCTGCGATTCAAAACAATCTCCGCTACCCCTCTTCGGCCCGCCGCCGCGGTATGGAAGGGGAAGTGGGGGTACGCTTCAGCCTCAACGGCAACGGGACTCTCGGAGGGATCACCATCCTCAGCGGCGAAGCGGTTTTCCACAATGCGGTCAAAGCCGCCGTGGCATCGGCTTCGGGGATCGACATCCCCAAAAATCTCGAAGGTTCAATGCCGATGGAAATCGACCTGACCCTCGAATTCCGATTAAAAAACACGTGA
- the mobA gene encoding molybdenum cofactor guanylyltransferase MobA, whose amino-acid sequence MISDLPCVLFAGGKSSRMGEDKSLLPFGDFSTLAEYQYRRLVCLFERVYLSSKDPEKFGFGAPVLVDPQGADFAPTAGFVSAFRSLKDERIMALSVDTPFVGESVFETLIAADNGDYDAIIARTVSGSHPLCGIYRRTLQEEMERMLREGDHRLGKLLSTSRTLYVPFTEEEAFANLNHPHEYQQALSRFCAPDK is encoded by the coding sequence ATGATCTCCGATCTTCCGTGCGTTTTGTTTGCGGGGGGAAAAAGCTCCCGGATGGGAGAGGACAAATCACTCCTCCCCTTCGGAGACTTTTCAACCCTTGCCGAATACCAGTACCGCCGTCTGGTTTGTCTGTTCGAGCGCGTCTACCTCTCTTCCAAAGATCCCGAAAAATTCGGCTTCGGCGCACCGGTCCTTGTTGATCCTCAAGGGGCCGATTTCGCCCCGACGGCGGGGTTCGTCAGCGCATTCCGTTCCCTAAAGGACGAGCGGATCATGGCGTTAAGCGTCGACACCCCTTTTGTCGGCGAAAGCGTTTTTGAAACGCTGATCGCCGCGGACAACGGCGACTACGATGCGATCATCGCCAGAACCGTTTCGGGGAGCCATCCTCTCTGCGGCATTTACCGCCGCACCCTGCAAGAAGAGATGGAGCGGATGCTCCGCGAAGGGGACCATCGGCTGGGCAAGCTCCTGAGCACTTCGCGTACCCTCTACGTCCCTTTTACCGAGGAAGAAGCGTTCGCCAATCTCAACCATCCGCACGAATATCAGCAGGCACTTTCTCGCTTTTGCGCACCAGATAAATAA
- a CDS encoding DUF493 domain-containing protein, giving the protein MVIINESTQKLELEYPCNWLYKIVAHERAGIEIAALEIMGERSYSLTPSNTSRGGKYISMNLELLVHNEDERTYFYETLKAHPHIKMVL; this is encoded by the coding sequence GTGGTGATTATCAACGAATCAACCCAAAAGCTTGAGCTCGAATACCCGTGCAACTGGCTGTATAAAATCGTTGCGCACGAACGGGCCGGAATCGAAATCGCCGCGCTGGAGATCATGGGGGAGCGCAGCTATTCCCTGACCCCTTCAAACACCAGCCGCGGCGGCAAGTACATCAGTATGAATCTCGAACTGCTCGTGCACAACGAGGACGAAAGAACCTATTTTTACGAAACGCTCAAAGCCCACCCTCACATCAAAATGGTTCTTTGA
- a CDS encoding TonB-dependent receptor, which yields MANISHSVILSSLLAGSCLAAENLGIIGIDSTTIDDRFHSSRTEASSTSTIDGQKVDDSHVENIQQVLNAIPGITTEVKTGDSLKIHIRGIENQVYMGEKPGVAVVIDGVPVFERTGAVNIDLDNIESIKVIKGGASYLFGDDALSGAVVITTKRGAKYNHNFAAVERGSFGYQKLVARTGYANDDLSFHIQASERKADGYHEDSDYIAQYVNGKFQYYLDDTSDVTFGLEASKRKKDSHGTVGGLSEALNNPESVYTGDMDSRDYTRKYDVDLLKLFLTYSKDFSENTNLLINGYVYTDDTYFWSSPQTKNALGASGTYTDDDYVYDNYYEQVQTGMKGEFRTATETFATLLGIDLRDNNYKNKVLYRVAQRVGYFPSYTYVSAGAENSNNETDENVYALYGEYKHGLTDRLSATFNVRYDAIKLDYTDSRNNQLDKSFDVYSYRIGSNYDLGDDNSLFANYSTGFRAPTISQLFAANVSTYGSTQNNPNLRPEHAKNYEAGVRGNYNGLQYEASLFRIDRKDFIMKTAGNYGSVDSTVTDMWDNIGGAKHQGFELSAVSKLGDKFSCNVAYTYLDAKYTDYDNFGIHFDADNDGRVDTGEVAYYNVTGNTIPRTSKHSLNVILDYQHNANFKLSAEYTKRSDYYADDLNRLRIDGQEALNLLAEYKAKAFNVEYSLFARIDNLMDNQYFNTARASSDRDENDVFDYEDLSLTVNPGRVYTAGLSIKF from the coding sequence ATGGCCAACATTTCCCACAGCGTTATTCTCTCTTCCCTGCTTGCAGGCTCGTGCCTCGCGGCCGAAAATCTCGGCATTATCGGTATCGATTCGACAACGATCGACGACCGTTTCCACTCGTCCCGGACCGAGGCCTCCTCCACCTCAACCATCGACGGACAAAAAGTCGACGATTCCCACGTCGAAAATATCCAGCAGGTGCTCAATGCGATCCCCGGTATCACCACCGAAGTCAAAACCGGCGACAGCCTCAAAATCCACATTCGCGGGATCGAAAACCAGGTCTACATGGGCGAAAAACCCGGGGTTGCCGTCGTTATCGACGGGGTCCCCGTGTTTGAACGCACCGGGGCGGTCAACATCGATCTCGACAACATCGAATCGATCAAGGTGATCAAGGGGGGGGCTTCGTATCTGTTCGGCGATGACGCCCTCTCGGGAGCCGTTGTCATCACCACCAAAAGAGGGGCCAAATACAACCACAATTTTGCAGCCGTCGAGCGGGGAAGCTTCGGCTACCAGAAACTTGTCGCCCGAACGGGATATGCCAACGACGATCTGAGTTTCCATATCCAGGCAAGCGAGCGCAAGGCCGACGGGTACCATGAAGATTCCGACTACATCGCCCAGTACGTCAACGGGAAATTCCAGTATTACCTCGACGACACGAGCGACGTGACGTTCGGTCTCGAAGCTTCCAAACGGAAAAAAGATTCCCACGGAACCGTCGGGGGGCTCAGCGAAGCGCTGAACAACCCCGAAAGCGTCTACACCGGGGACATGGACAGTCGTGACTACACCCGCAAATACGACGTCGACCTTCTCAAGCTGTTTCTCACCTATTCGAAAGATTTTTCCGAAAACACCAACCTCCTGATAAACGGCTACGTCTACACCGACGACACCTATTTCTGGTCGAGCCCCCAAACGAAAAATGCCCTGGGAGCGTCGGGGACCTACACCGATGACGATTACGTTTACGACAACTATTACGAACAGGTACAGACCGGGATGAAAGGGGAATTCCGCACGGCGACGGAAACCTTCGCGACCCTGCTGGGGATCGATCTGCGGGACAACAATTACAAAAACAAGGTGCTCTACCGCGTCGCGCAACGCGTCGGCTATTTCCCCAGCTATACCTACGTATCGGCCGGAGCCGAAAACAGCAACAACGAAACCGACGAAAACGTTTACGCGCTCTACGGTGAGTACAAACACGGCCTGACCGACCGGCTCAGCGCCACGTTCAACGTCCGTTACGACGCGATCAAACTCGATTACACCGACTCGCGGAACAATCAGCTCGACAAATCGTTCGACGTTTATTCCTACCGTATCGGCAGCAACTACGACCTCGGCGACGACAACAGCCTCTTTGCGAACTACTCCACCGGTTTTCGCGCACCCACCATTTCACAGCTCTTCGCCGCGAACGTCAGCACCTACGGAAGCACCCAAAACAACCCCAACCTCCGCCCAGAACACGCCAAAAACTACGAAGCCGGGGTGCGCGGCAACTACAACGGCCTCCAATACGAAGCCTCTTTGTTCCGCATCGACCGCAAAGATTTCATCATGAAAACGGCCGGGAACTACGGGAGCGTCGACAGTACCGTCACCGACATGTGGGACAATATCGGGGGGGCGAAACACCAGGGGTTCGAACTCTCCGCCGTCTCCAAACTGGGTGACAAGTTTTCCTGTAACGTCGCCTATACCTACCTCGACGCCAAATACACCGATTACGACAATTTCGGCATCCACTTCGACGCCGACAACGATGGCCGGGTCGATACCGGCGAGGTCGCCTATTACAACGTGACGGGAAACACGATCCCCAGAACCTCCAAACACAGCCTTAACGTCATCCTCGATTACCAGCACAACGCCAACTTCAAGCTTTCGGCCGAATACACCAAACGCTCCGACTACTATGCCGACGACCTCAACCGCCTCCGCATCGACGGACAAGAAGCGCTCAACCTGCTGGCCGAATACAAGGCAAAAGCTTTCAATGTCGAATACTCCCTCTTCGCCCGCATCGACAACCTGATGGACAACCAGTATTTCAATACCGCCAGAGCCAGCAGCGACCGGGACGAAAACGACGTATTCGATTACGAAGACCTCTCGTTGACCGTCAACCCCGGCCGCGTCTACACCGCCGGTCTCTCGATCAAATTCTAA
- a CDS encoding 4Fe-4S binding protein — MDKFLTVTALRRVVQLTAFFFFVYGATVFTTFYTDDKLTQALPALSCAYDMKSGDYCALIPLQHQMDHRVSTLFTGDSGIMQALMGTAITVATVALLILILNKAFCGWLCPLGFFQESVGMIGTKLGMKQLPSLSVETVNKIRPVKWFIFLFLVLIFPLLTGIGMLGHEWGSPFCSICPSRIMTTLAVGDMNQLYISQAGWGYTLLSLIADLLFGLMIALALFVRQPFCRICPILPMQTLFKKIGLLRLVKNGSSYCEGCSNCVKACPMDIYEIGNPAVNANITHTDCTLCGRCVEFCPHDGVMSFKYGPATILTSSKESFKKRSKIDKWWKG; from the coding sequence ATGGATAAATTCTTGACCGTAACGGCACTCCGCCGTGTCGTCCAACTCACCGCTTTTTTCTTTTTCGTCTACGGGGCAACCGTTTTCACGACGTTTTACACCGACGACAAGCTCACCCAGGCCCTTCCGGCCCTCTCGTGCGCCTACGACATGAAAAGCGGGGACTATTGCGCCCTCATCCCGCTTCAGCATCAGATGGATCACCGCGTCTCGACCCTCTTCACCGGCGATTCGGGAATCATGCAGGCACTCATGGGGACCGCGATTACCGTCGCTACCGTCGCCCTTTTGATCCTGATCCTCAACAAAGCGTTCTGCGGATGGCTCTGCCCTTTGGGATTCTTTCAGGAGAGCGTCGGGATGATCGGGACGAAACTGGGGATGAAACAGCTCCCCTCCCTCTCGGTCGAAACGGTGAACAAAATCCGCCCGGTCAAATGGTTCATTTTCCTTTTTCTGGTCCTTATTTTCCCTTTGCTGACGGGAATCGGGATGCTGGGGCACGAATGGGGATCGCCGTTTTGTTCCATCTGCCCCAGCCGGATCATGACGACCCTCGCGGTCGGAGACATGAATCAGCTCTACATCTCCCAGGCGGGGTGGGGGTACACCCTCCTCTCGCTGATCGCCGACTTGCTCTTTGGTCTGATGATCGCCCTCGCCCTTTTCGTACGGCAGCCGTTTTGCCGCATCTGCCCGATCCTGCCGATGCAGACCCTGTTCAAAAAAATCGGCCTGTTGCGCCTCGTCAAAAACGGCTCGTCCTACTGCGAAGGGTGTTCCAACTGCGTCAAAGCGTGTCCGATGGACATTTACGAAATCGGCAATCCGGCCGTGAACGCAAACATCACCCACACCGACTGCACCCTCTGCGGACGATGCGTCGAATTTTGTCCGCACGATGGGGTCATGAGTTTCAAATACGGCCCCGCAACGATCCTCACCTCCTCCAAAGAGTCGTTCAAAAAACGCTCTAAAATCGATAAATGGTGGAAAGGCTAA
- a CDS encoding sulfite exporter TauE/SafE family protein has product MEPLALFSLFIVALSYGATACMFSCMPIVSPILLANGATREASLRALLPLTLGRISGYVSLALVAYAGSFFIKSLIRDTELMGYLLGSITLFMAFRLWMEARRSATCCASAPATPTNALSLYLSGALLSMSICAPVVTMMTLSAASSTWYGALAYGLVFALGASILWFLFFSVVLTKILQESLVHLGTYRTFLRHAAPVFLALVGIAIFKGWLHL; this is encoded by the coding sequence GTGGAACCGCTGGCCCTTTTTTCCCTTTTCATTGTCGCCCTCTCCTATGGGGCAACGGCGTGTATGTTTTCGTGCATGCCGATCGTCTCTCCGATTCTGCTGGCGAACGGTGCAACACGCGAAGCAAGCCTCCGTGCACTGCTCCCCCTTACACTCGGGCGGATCAGCGGATACGTTTCCCTCGCTCTGGTCGCTTATGCCGGATCTTTTTTTATCAAATCGCTCATCCGCGATACGGAGTTGATGGGGTATCTGCTCGGCAGCATCACCCTCTTTATGGCATTTCGCCTTTGGATGGAGGCACGGCGCAGTGCCACATGCTGTGCCTCTGCCCCCGCAACGCCGACAAATGCCCTCTCGCTCTATCTAAGCGGGGCGCTCCTCTCCATGTCGATCTGCGCCCCGGTGGTCACGATGATGACCCTCTCCGCCGCATCGAGCACCTGGTACGGAGCACTCGCCTACGGGTTGGTCTTTGCGCTGGGGGCGAGCATCCTATGGTTTTTGTTTTTTTCGGTCGTTCTCACCAAAATTCTCCAGGAATCTTTGGTCCATTTAGGTACCTATCGTACCTTCTTGCGACATGCCGCGCCCGTTTTTTTGGCGCTGGTAGGGATCGCTATTTTTAAGGGATGGTTACACCTATGA
- a CDS encoding 3-isopropylmalate dehydratase large subunit, protein MGQTITEKIFSEHVGRPVYAGEIVRSPIDMVIGNDITTPISIKAFEDAGATKLANPDGFSIVLDHFIPAKDIASANQARVSRDFAKKHGMKHFFDEKDMGIEHALLPEKGLVVPGDVIIGADSHTCTHGALGAFSTGMGSTDLAFAMVTGGNWFKVPESIKVVLSGKPGKYTTGKDIILEVIRMIGVDGALYRTLEFTGDTIRYLSMDDRFSMCNMAIEAGAKSGIVAYDEITAEFLADKPLAREPKIHYSDDDAIYVQVLEIDVAKLEPVIAYPFLPSNGHSLSQAVSDHIKVDQAFIGSCTNGRLSDLKIAAEILKGKRVHPDVRLIVTPGTQRILREATKLGYIDIIVDAGGVVSNPTCGACLGGYMGILGDNEVAIATTNRNFVGRMGARSSKVYLANSAVAAASAITGVITDPATIR, encoded by the coding sequence ATGGGTCAGACTATTACCGAAAAAATATTCTCCGAGCACGTCGGTCGCCCCGTTTATGCGGGCGAAATCGTCCGTTCGCCGATCGACATGGTGATCGGGAACGACATCACAACTCCCATCTCGATCAAAGCGTTCGAAGATGCGGGGGCGACCAAACTCGCCAACCCCGACGGTTTTTCGATCGTCCTCGATCACTTCATCCCCGCCAAAGACATCGCATCGGCCAATCAGGCCCGCGTCAGCCGCGATTTCGCGAAAAAACACGGGATGAAGCACTTTTTCGACGAAAAGGACATGGGGATCGAACATGCCCTCCTCCCCGAAAAAGGGCTGGTAGTCCCCGGCGACGTGATCATCGGCGCCGATTCGCACACCTGTACCCACGGCGCACTGGGTGCCTTCTCCACCGGGATGGGTTCGACCGACCTCGCATTCGCGATGGTCACGGGGGGCAACTGGTTCAAAGTCCCCGAATCGATCAAAGTCGTCCTGAGCGGTAAACCGGGGAAATACACGACCGGAAAAGACATTATCCTCGAAGTGATCCGGATGATCGGCGTCGACGGCGCCCTCTACCGCACCCTCGAATTCACCGGCGACACGATTCGGTACCTCAGTATGGACGACCGCTTTTCGATGTGCAACATGGCCATCGAAGCGGGGGCCAAAAGCGGGATCGTCGCCTACGACGAAATCACGGCCGAATTCCTTGCGGACAAGCCGCTGGCGCGTGAACCGAAAATCCACTATTCCGACGACGACGCGATCTACGTTCAGGTACTTGAAATCGACGTGGCCAAGCTCGAGCCGGTCATTGCCTACCCGTTCCTCCCCAGCAACGGCCACAGCCTCAGCCAGGCGGTCAGCGACCACATCAAAGTCGACCAGGCCTTTATCGGCAGCTGCACCAACGGCCGCCTCAGCGACCTCAAAATCGCCGCCGAAATCCTCAAGGGCAAACGGGTCCACCCCGACGTCCGCCTCATCGTCACCCCGGGGACCCAAAGGATCTTGCGCGAAGCGACCAAGCTCGGCTACATCGACATCATCGTCGATGCGGGCGGCGTCGTCTCCAACCCCACCTGCGGCGCCTGCCTTGGGGGATACATGGGCATTCTCGGCGATAACGAAGTCGCCATCGCGACCACCAACCGCAACTTCGTCGGACGGATGGGAGCGCGCAGCTCGAAAGTTTACCTCGCCAACTCGGCCGTCGCCGCCGCTTCGGCGATCACGGGAGTCATCACCGATCCCGCCACCATCCGCTGA
- a CDS encoding DUF6781 family protein gives MNLETFKRDIKTRYRTLESADLESKVSSIVASLHNEWSVTPDALSLQEMKMLTGAMIEEEGETLYHELEDLLAQKERIERQIARKSEELQHLKYNLFNALEKHFGSDEATLERLHQVKIQSIDLLEILEEITESAVITTLEKGSDIEETLEEIIKEITFESLNANVLNAVRIRRILSSILQSAMSVAEATPNQADTILRGTLRGIHTALIRSIEKFRQYLLYVPEEVKALYRDEYKTIEIELDNVDTLFSQIFHGLKSHNSPAFVEKLERLNEEITTGSDELKRLSQETVELLRSRLARIKRGVTERGNKLLRSKSAQEAKAMGARAWSVAKSAMEGAIKGAKDVMEKK, from the coding sequence ATGAACCTCGAAACGTTTAAACGGGATATCAAAACGCGTTACCGCACCCTCGAATCGGCCGACCTCGAATCAAAAGTCTCCTCCATCGTCGCGTCCTTGCACAACGAATGGTCCGTCACGCCCGATGCCCTGTCGCTGCAGGAGATGAAAATGCTCACGGGGGCCATGATCGAAGAGGAGGGCGAGACGCTTTACCACGAACTCGAAGACCTTTTGGCCCAGAAAGAGCGCATCGAACGCCAGATCGCCCGCAAAAGCGAAGAGCTTCAGCATCTCAAATACAACCTTTTCAATGCACTCGAAAAACATTTCGGCAGTGACGAAGCCACCCTTGAACGGCTCCATCAGGTAAAAATCCAGTCGATCGACCTGCTCGAAATTCTCGAGGAGATCACCGAAAGCGCCGTCATCACGACGCTCGAAAAAGGGAGCGACATCGAAGAGACGCTCGAAGAGATCATCAAAGAGATCACCTTCGAATCGCTCAACGCCAACGTTCTCAACGCCGTCCGGATCCGGCGGATTCTCTCCAGCATCCTCCAAAGCGCGATGAGCGTCGCCGAAGCGACTCCCAACCAGGCCGATACGATTCTGCGCGGCACTCTGCGGGGTATTCACACGGCATTGATCCGATCGATCGAAAAATTCCGCCAGTACCTTCTCTACGTCCCCGAAGAGGTGAAAGCCCTTTACCGCGACGAGTACAAAACGATCGAAATCGAACTCGACAACGTCGACACCCTCTTCTCCCAGATCTTCCACGGCCTCAAAAGCCACAACAGCCCCGCATTCGTCGAAAAACTCGAACGCCTCAACGAAGAGATCACGACCGGTTCGGATGAGCTCAAACGCCTCTCGCAGGAGACGGTCGAACTGTTGCGCAGCCGTCTGGCGCGCATCAAACGGGGCGTTACGGAGCGGGGAAACAAACTGCTGCGGTCAAAATCGGCGCAGGAAGCCAAAGCGATGGGAGCGCGTGCCTGGAGCGTCGCCAAATCGGCCATGGAAGGGGCGATCAAAGGGGCCAAAGACGTTATGGAGAAAAAATAG
- a CDS encoding thioredoxin family protein, with protein sequence MSLALFGAPLSLKNAPYYSPKASASIVIFYTSWCPPCKRSLTLLDEIHTSHPRLSIHRVLVDDSESQKRALPFGLAQSVPLILVADHEGNIVKRFKTLPNKTIFSDLVGRLEEGRLENGTLPIDQRLDTWKMDRKGM encoded by the coding sequence TTGTCTTTAGCACTTTTCGGTGCACCGCTATCGCTCAAAAACGCCCCCTATTATTCGCCTAAAGCCTCTGCTTCCATCGTCATTTTCTACACTTCATGGTGTCCGCCCTGCAAACGAAGCTTGACCCTTTTGGATGAAATACACACATCTCATCCCCGCCTCTCTATCCATCGTGTCTTAGTCGATGATAGCGAGAGCCAAAAGCGGGCTTTGCCGTTCGGTCTGGCTCAGAGTGTTCCCCTGATCCTCGTCGCCGATCATGAGGGAAATATTGTCAAACGGTTCAAAACTTTGCCAAACAAAACCATTTTTTCTGACCTCGTCGGACGCCTCGAAGAGGGACGCTTAGAGAATGGAACCCTCCCCATCGATCAGCGACTCGATACATGGAAGATGGATCGGAAGGGGATGTGA
- a CDS encoding DUF2780 domain-containing protein — MRNLIHPLTALTLIASQAQAIDFGGLIQSVAPVAQSAAPVVDASLASNPLIKNLTTTLGVTPTQAVGGTAAILNDAKSTMKPTDYAALTKQLPPLGTIVSAAPAVGSGSVASKFSALGMDPSLISKFTPLILEYIQTGSSPGMAKIVQTALAE, encoded by the coding sequence ATGCGCAACCTCATCCATCCGTTGACCGCACTGACCCTTATCGCTTCGCAGGCCCAGGCCATCGACTTCGGAGGCCTCATCCAAAGCGTCGCACCCGTCGCCCAGAGTGCCGCACCCGTTGTCGATGCCTCACTGGCGTCCAACCCGCTGATCAAAAACCTCACGACGACGCTGGGTGTCACCCCGACCCAGGCGGTCGGCGGGACGGCGGCGATCCTCAACGACGCCAAAAGTACGATGAAACCGACCGATTACGCCGCATTAACCAAACAGCTTCCCCCGCTGGGGACGATCGTCTCCGCCGCACCGGCGGTCGGAAGCGGCAGCGTCGCTTCGAAATTCAGCGCACTGGGGATGGACCCCTCGCTTATTTCCAAGTTCACCCCGCTGATTCTCGAATACATCCAAACAGGAAGCAGCCCGGGAATGGCCAAAATCGTCCAGACGGCACTGGCCGAATGA